The Chrysiogenia bacterium sequence TGGCCTGCCGTGACTGCTGCTCGCTTCCATCGGCGAGGCTGTTGGATGAAGCGGCAATCTGCGTTGCCGACGTGCCCAGTTCCGCGCTGGAGCGACGGATCTCCGCAATCACCGTGCGCAGGCTCTCAATCATGCGCTTCATCGCGGCAACAAGTTGGCCGGTTTCGTCACTGGACCTCACATCCAGCTTCAGATCGAGCTGACCTTCGGCCAGATGGTTCGCCGCCTCAACCGCTTCCTGCAGGGGGCGCGTAATGGCACGGGTAACCCCCATGGACATCAGGAACAGAACGACTACCAGCCCCAGAATCAGGGCGCCCATGATCATCAGGGCGTAGACTTCGTTCTCGACGACCTTTGCAAAACCATCGGCCATCAGGGTGTTGGTCGTCTGGTAAAACCCGTCAAGGTCGGCACGCAGGCCGAGGTAGGACTCGCGCATCCGCCCCAGGTCGGCGATGACATTCTCATCGGCCAGACCGCCCAGCAACTGTTCCGTTGCAGCACGGGCACGCTGGTAGTAGTCAGAAAAGGCCGCTTCGAGCTCTTTGACCTGCCGGGCATCCAGACTTTCATTCTTTTCGGCTTGCTTGAGGAGAGAGAGGAACCGATCGCGCAGGTCGTCGGTGTCGTCGAGGAGCAGCGGGTCTTCGGTGGCGGCGGCATCCTGCATGCCGCGCTGGATCTCCGAGAGGATCTCGCGCAGGTCGCGGCTCAGGGCCATGGCCGGCACTTCGGCGTCGCGGATTCTCTCAATCAGTTCACGATTCGACCGGCCGAAGTGCTGGGATACCCATAAAATAATCAGGAGCATCACCAGCACCACGGCCGGCATCGTGAGCAGTTTCACGCGGAGCGGCTGGTCGCGCCAAAGCTTTCCCAGGGGGTTTTTGTCCGCCATGGCTTTGCTTTCTCTCGCCCGAACCCCGCCCGCAAGCAGTTCTTACCTGAGCGTGATCACCTTCACGCCGCTGACATCTGCACCGGCGCTGACATAGCCGATGGCGCCGCGGTTCTTCTTCACGAAGTCCACGACTGCGGCATCGCTGGAAAGCTCCGGCGGCGGAACGCCGCGGCCCGAGAAGATCTGCTTCTGCCAGTAGGATTTCACCGCCGTTACCGAACGCCCGTGCACGGTCTCGGAAAACGCCTCCCGAACCGCCGAGTCGGGCGCCTGGTCCACCGGGTCCGCGGAGGTGCCATCGTCCCACGTGCTCACACGCTTGATGAAGAGCTTGGCAACGTCCTTGGCGTCCATGGACGCCACCGGATTGCCTGAGTTGACGATCAGCTTGAAGGACTCGGCCGCATTCGCCGGACCGCTCAGCCCGAGGAGCGAGCCCAGGAGGACAAGGCAAACAGTGAGGGTAAATTTCTTGATTGTATTCACGCTTTTGTTCCTCCTTTCCTAGAAGCTGAACTGCGCGCCGGCTTCGAAGAGATGGTTGCTCTCATCAAGCGGCGGACCCGCGTAGGGGGTAACAAAGGTAACGAATGCACCGATGGCCTCCGGCTGCGAATAGCGGTTGCCGTCGATGTAATGATAGGCCGTCTTGATGACAAAATGGGTATTGAACCAGTAGTTCAGCGCCACACCGTAGTCCACGTGACGGTCGATGGACTTTGGAAGCGCTGCAGCGAGCACGGGATTGTCGCTGATGTCACCCTTGTAGTAATCGAGTCGGCCGGCAAGCTGCACGTGGTCGACGAACATGTAGGCAACTTCCAGATACGCTGCGGCAGTCTTATAGAACCTCTGTGCATAGGTGTAGACGCCTTCGGTGCGGATCAGCAGATTGTCGCCCGCGTATTCAATGTGCGCGCCCACCGAACCACGCTCCGCATGCGTGACAAACGGGGGAAACGTAAAGGTGTCACCCGATTTCAGGCCAAAGTAGCCCGAAGTACCGAAGCTCAGCCCCTCAATCGGCGTCGTCACGTGCAGTCGCCCGCCAAGAACATCCAGAAGAACCGTTTCCACAGTATTGGTGGGCGAGAGTTCCAGATCTGAAATCACCTGGCCACCGTACACATCATACTGCAGGCCCCAGTCGTCGGAGTAGACATTGCCGGTAATGCCGCCGCCCTGGTAGGACTCGGCCACCACGGCCTGCGCGCCGTAAATACCCTGAGGCACGTCAAGGAAGGGACGGAGCGTGCCCACATCGTAAATCTCGGTATAGATGCCGAAAGGCAACTTCACCTGCCCGGCACGGAGACGAAACGCGTCGCTGTAGTGCCATTCGGCGAAGGCATAGTCGAGTTCAATATCGCTCTCCGGGGACTTGGTGACCGTTCCCTGCGGCACCGCAACAGTGCAGCCGTTTGCCAGCGCTGGCGGGGGAACAGGAATCGCGGCGCAGGGCGGCGAGGCCAGCGGGAATGTGAATGTGTTCGTATCGAGCGTGCGCCCCTGCATGAGCGTCCAGTTGGCCTGGATCACCGCAGTAATGTCCTCGGTAGGCCGCGCGGACACGTTCAGCGATCCGGAGACGTTCGTATAGTTGCCCTCTTCATCGCCCTCGGCGTAGATGTAGCCTTCGTTGCTGGTGCGCTTGTAGGCCCAGCTTCCGTAGCCGTGTACCTGGACACTGTCGCCGATGCCTTCCGCCTTTGCGGCCCTGGGGCCGGCTACCAGACTCATTGCAATCGCCAAAAACATGACGATGGCACCGGTTCGCCAGCGTTGTACTGTACTGATTCCCTGACCTCTCATATGACCCTACTCTCCGTTAATAATGATTTTGCCGCCGGCGTCTGCCTCAACCCCGCGGACTTTGGAAAACAGAATTAGAATGTGAAATGCCTGACTTATGCCTCTGAAGTGTTTGGTCAAAAAAGCATAACTCGTGCCAAAACAGTGTACATTCGTGCAATCCACCAATGGCTCAGGAGCGACTCAGCAAGCTGAATCCCCCTGTGTTGCGCAAAACTGTGCTGTGATGCCGGAGTCAGTAATTGTCGTTTCTGGCGATTAGTAAAAAACAATTGGACGCATTTGGCAAGTCATGGGGCGCTTCACCAAAGACTGGGCGTGGTTTGCCAGAAGTGAGTCGCGATCATCCCATTTGGATCGCCAATGGTTTGTCGGTTTGTGGCAAATTGCACCAGGGTAGTGCGGAAGAAACTGGCGCGCCCGGGTGGAGGAGTTTAGAACCGCAGTGCGGGAAATGGCAGCCTGAGAGCGGCCTGCCACTATTTTGCCTGCTGAAAACAATGGGAGGAGGCTTCTCTTCCGGTAATCTGGGCGATACCAAATCCCTGACGCGCCGAACCCACCTCAGTAGCCGACCACCCTTTGCCCTGTCCGAGTCTACGTCCACTCCGGGCAGCCGGAGCCGGTGTCGAAACCTTACGGGCATGGCTGCTGCTCCCCCCCACTATTATCGCCGCGCAAAAGATGGGCCAGCGTGCTGCGGGACTCCCATCCCGCCCCAGTGCATCAGCAATTTCAATCCGACGATCAATCCGCGGATTTCGGGAGAACTGCACAGCTTGCATACAGATCACTCAGCAGGAGCGCCGTGCCTGAGAGGGCCGTCAGAAATGCCAGCTTGGAAATCAGGGGAGCGGTACCCTTCGCCAGCACGGCGCCGGTGAGTGAGCTGGCCGCCGACATGTCACAAGCGAACACCTCGTGACTGATCACGGATACATAACGGACGCAAAGTTTCGTGCTTTAATGCAGACTTGTGCCGTTTTGGACAATGATTATTCATCAGTAATTCAAAACAAAGGGTGTCCAGATGATTCAGTCCAAATCATAACCATTCATACCGCCTGCATCGCGCCATGCTTTTAATAGCTTGAAATAGGCCACGGGACCCGCGCCGTAGAACCCATCCTTGAGACTCCGCTGATCGGGTTTCCCCTCGTTGTTATAGTAACCTGGAGTGCATGATTCCAAAAACTTCACGCTCATTTTGCCCAATTTGACGATCTCCGCCACCCATTTTTCCTCGGCGTCGCGCGTGACTTCGATTCTTCTCTTTCCGTCCCTGAAACAGTGCATGAGAATGTGCGAGATGTGCCTTGATTGCTCGTCCATGTGATGCGGAAAATTGGCGGTAAATGCGGCCTGCGAGTTATTGAGAAAAAACATGTTCGGGAAACCGTGTGTGGCCATGCCATGGAGCGTCGCCATGCCGTCGGACCACTTTTCCGTCAGCGTCTGCCCGCCCTTGCCCCGGACCTCAAAACCCGCGCGTCGCGTAAAACTGGTTCCCACCTCAAACCCAGTGGCAAAGATCAGACAATCGAGTCGATACTCACGACCGTTGGCAACAACGCCGGCTTCCGTCACGCACTCCACACCCTGCCCATTGGTATCCACTAGGTGAACGTTCGGCCGATTGAAAGTGTCGAGATATTCGTCGTGAAAACATGGACGCTTGCAGAACTGACGATACCAGGGCTTAAGTGAATTCGCCGTTTTCCGGTCATGCACGACCTGATCCACCCGGTCTCGAATCTGGTTCATCTTCTGAAAGTCTGCAATCTCGACCTTTGCGCTGAGACTCTCTCGCGCCAGTGCACCCGAATTTCCATCGCGAATCATCCTCATCAGATTTCCGATGATTTCGGTCCAGCCGTCATTTACAAGGTCTTCTTCCGCGATTCCTCCCGATGTGAGAAGCGTGAAGTTTCGGATCCGCTCCTTCTGCCAACCGGGCTTCAGGCTGTCGAACCACTTACGGTCGGTCTCACTGTCGTTCCGCGCGTCGATTGATGAAGGCGTCCGCTGAAAGACATAGAGTTCTTTGGAGGAAGCTCCGAGGTGGGGAACGCACTGCACCGCCGTCGCACCCGTACCGATGATTCCAACCGATTTATCCTTGAGTTTGTGCAGGTTTCCGCCAGCGTCACCGCCAGTGTAGTCAAAATCCCAGCGGCTTGTGTGGAACGTGTGACCAAGGAATTTTGAAATACCCCTGATTCCCGGCAATTTGGGACGGTTGAGCGGGCCCGGCGCAAGACACACGAACTTTGCGCGGATTCGATCCGTCCGGTTCGTCTGCAGGATCCACCGCGCTGCTTGCTCATCCCAATCGATCCAAGTCACTTCCGTCTGCAAGCACGCATTCTTATAGAGATCATACTTTTCCGCAATCGCCTTGCTATGCGCGAGGATCTCGGCAGCCCGTAAGTATTTCCTTGAGGGGACGGTTCCTACTTCCTCGATCAGCGGGAGATAGATATACGACTCCACATCGCACGCCGCGCCGGGATAGCGGTTCCAGTACCAAGTGCCCCCGAAATCGCCACCCTTTTCAATAATCCGGATGCTGCCCATTCCGGCTTCGCGCAGTCTGGCGCCGAGAATAAGTCCGCTGAACCCGCCGCCGACAATCACCACATCGACTTCATCGTGGAGCGGCGCGCGCACAAAACCGGGGTCGACATAGGAATCGTCAGCATAGTGTGAGAAATCGCCCGTTACCTCAAGATACTGCTCATTCCCGTCCTCCCGCAAGCGCTTGTCACGCTCGGCCCTGTACTTTTCTCGAAGCTCGGCGGGGTCGAAGCCCAACTCATCGGCGAGAGTGTGCCGGCCTGGCCTGTCCGCGTGCGATTGAGAGCTCACGTGTTATCTCGCATTCGTTTCGGAATCAGCCGGAGAAACGTACGCTCGCGCCCGATTCCGTCTGGTGAAACGAATGAAGCGGTCTTCAATCGGATCCTTCTTCAGCATCGGGATATCGCGATAGTAATCGTGCGTAAGCCTCCAGGGTCTGTGGCTTCCCTGGCGTGGCATGCGATATGCGGCCCGCCTGACGTAGCCAGACATGATTGAGCCCATCACGGTTTCGGATGTGCGGCACCCCTCGGTATCGATCGGCGTGGCTACCGAGTATTTCTTTTTATCCATGTGCCGAAGCAACCGGCAGACATATTCCGCAGCCAGATCTGCACGCAACGTCCACGAGGCGTTGGTGTAGCCAATGACAATTGAAGCATTCGGCACACCCTCGATCAAAACGCCCTTGTAGAGCATGGAGTCACCGGCGTGATGCGGCTTGCCGTCCACGACAAGCGTCATTCCGCCCAGGAACTGCAGGTCCAGGCCGGTGGCACTCACAATGATGTCCGCATGGAGTTCCTTGCCCGATTGCAGCAGAATTCCCTCCTTCGTGAACCTGGCTATCTGGTCGGTCACCACACTGGCCTTACCGCTGCGCAGAGCCTTGAAAAGATCCCCGCCCGGCATGGCGCAAATCCGCTCGTCCCAAGGATCATAATTGGGAGTAAAGTGCCGTATGTCGATCTGCTTGCCGAGCTGGCGCCGCGCCAACGCAAGGATGATACTGCGAGCTTGGTCTGGAAACGCCCGTGAAGCAACGAAGCTCCACCGTTGCAGAGCGATGTTCCGCTTTCGCATGATTCGATAAGCAACGCTGTCCGGAAGTAACGTCATCAGGCGGGCTGCCATTGGATCGACTTCAGGCAGCGACATCATGTACGTAGGCGAACGCTGCAACATCGTGATGTGCTCGGTTTTGTCGGCCATCGCCGGGAGCAGCGTTACCGCCGTTGCACCGCTACCGATGATTACAACGCGCTTGCCCTCG is a genomic window containing:
- a CDS encoding methyl-accepting chemotaxis protein, with the protein product MADKNPLGKLWRDQPLRVKLLTMPAVVLVMLLIILWVSQHFGRSNRELIERIRDAEVPAMALSRDLREILSEIQRGMQDAAATEDPLLLDDTDDLRDRFLSLLKQAEKNESLDARQVKELEAAFSDYYQRARAATEQLLGGLADENVIADLGRMRESYLGLRADLDGFYQTTNTLMADGFAKVVENEVYALMIMGALILGLVVVLFLMSMGVTRAITRPLQEAVEAANHLAEGQLDLKLDVRSSDETGQLVAAMKRMIESLRTVIAEIRRSSAELGTSATQIAASSNSLADGSEQQSRQANEVAASAEEMAQSVQVISQNAQNVRRASEQTHEFATEGGSVVSESVGHMSSVSGAVDQAGNQVEELARHAGDIGKVLEVIQEIAGQTKLLALNAAIEAARAGEHGRGFEVVADEVGKLAEKSAASTKSIEAQLTSIQGLVEQVRESMGGVQEAVTASADLASRTGGALESILAAASGTAQLVAELNSAAEQQAATSDNVAAKIGEIASVARENAGSTEEIAATAGELSHMADQLSNAVARFRLN
- a CDS encoding substrate-binding domain-containing protein codes for the protein MNTIKKFTLTVCLVLLGSLLGLSGPANAAESFKLIVNSGNPVASMDAKDVAKLFIKRVSTWDDGTSADPVDQAPDSAVREAFSETVHGRSVTAVKSYWQKQIFSGRGVPPPELSSDAAVVDFVKKNRGAIGYVSAGADVSGVKVITLR
- a CDS encoding NAD(P)/FAD-dependent oxidoreductase; translated protein: MSSQSHADRPGRHTLADELGFDPAELREKYRAERDKRLREDGNEQYLEVTGDFSHYADDSYVDPGFVRAPLHDEVDVVIVGGGFSGLILGARLREAGMGSIRIIEKGGDFGGTWYWNRYPGAACDVESYIYLPLIEEVGTVPSRKYLRAAEILAHSKAIAEKYDLYKNACLQTEVTWIDWDEQAARWILQTNRTDRIRAKFVCLAPGPLNRPKLPGIRGISKFLGHTFHTSRWDFDYTGGDAGGNLHKLKDKSVGIIGTGATAVQCVPHLGASSKELYVFQRTPSSIDARNDSETDRKWFDSLKPGWQKERIRNFTLLTSGGIAEEDLVNDGWTEIIGNLMRMIRDGNSGALARESLSAKVEIADFQKMNQIRDRVDQVVHDRKTANSLKPWYRQFCKRPCFHDEYLDTFNRPNVHLVDTNGQGVECVTEAGVVANGREYRLDCLIFATGFEVGTSFTRRAGFEVRGKGGQTLTEKWSDGMATLHGMATHGFPNMFFLNNSQAAFTANFPHHMDEQSRHISHILMHCFRDGKRRIEVTRDAEEKWVAEIVKLGKMSVKFLESCTPGYYNNEGKPDQRSLKDGFYGAGPVAYFKLLKAWRDAGGMNGYDLD
- a CDS encoding NAD(P)/FAD-dependent oxidoreductase, which translates into the protein MPDFDVLIVGAGISGIGAACHLARECPNKSVAILERRESMGGTWDLFKYPGIRSDSDMFTFGYNFRPWTDPKTLADGPSIKRYIVETAVENGVDKKIHYDRKVVDACWDSLDQCWTIRTKRENDGKEETWSAGFLMLCTGYYNYDKGYKPDFPGEKDFEGRVIHPQHWPEDLDYEGKRVVIIGSGATAVTLLPAMADKTEHITMLQRSPTYMMSLPEVDPMAARLMTLLPDSVAYRIMRKRNIALQRWSFVASRAFPDQARSIILALARRQLGKQIDIRHFTPNYDPWDERICAMPGGDLFKALRSGKASVVTDQIARFTKEGILLQSGKELHADIIVSATGLDLQFLGGMTLVVDGKPHHAGDSMLYKGVLIEGVPNASIVIGYTNASWTLRADLAAEYVCRLLRHMDKKKYSVATPIDTEGCRTSETVMGSIMSGYVRRAAYRMPRQGSHRPWRLTHDYYRDIPMLKKDPIEDRFIRFTRRNRARAYVSPADSETNAR